Proteins encoded by one window of Leopardus geoffroyi isolate Oge1 chromosome X, O.geoffroyi_Oge1_pat1.0, whole genome shotgun sequence:
- the MPP1 gene encoding 55 kDa erythrocyte membrane protein, producing MTLKASEGEGGGGMRTALSDLYLEHLLQKRSRPEAASHQASAMTEDMYTNGCAAPGSPAQAKGQDVRKVRLIQFEKVTEEPMGITLKLNDKQSCTVARILHGGMIHRQGSLHVGDEILEINGTNVTNHSVDQLQKAMKETKGMISLKVIPNQQNRLPALQMFMRAQFDYDPKKDHLIPCKEAGLKFVTGDIIKIINKDDSNWWQGRVEGSSKESAGLIPSPELQEWRVASVAQSAPSEAPSCSPFGKKKKYKDKYLAKHSSIFDQLDVVSYEEVVRLPAFKRKTLVLIGASGVGRSHIKSALLSQNPDKFAYPAPYTTRPPKKSEEDGKEYHFISTEEMTRDISANEFLEFGSYQGNMFGTKFETVHQIHKQDKIAILDIEPQTLKIVRTAELSPFIVFIAPTDQGAQTEALQQLQKDSEAIRSQYAHYFDLSLVNNGVDETLKKLQEAFERACSSPQWVPVSWVY from the exons ATGACGCTCAAGGCGAGCGAGGGCGAGGGCGGGGGCGGCATGCGCACCGCGCTCTCCGACCTCTACCTGGAGCACTTGCTGCAGAAGCGCAGCCGGCCCGAG GCTGCATCGCATCAGGCAAGCGCCATGACCGAGGACATGTACACCAACGGCTGCGCTGCCCCAGGCAGCCCTGCCCAGGCCAAGGGGCAAGACGTGAGGAAGGTGCGACTCATCCAGTTCGAGAAGGTCACGGAAGAGCCCATG GGAATCACCCTGAAGCTGAATGACAAGCAGTCCTGTACAGTGGCGAGAATTCTTCACGGTGGCATGATTCACAGACAAG GCTCCCTTCACGTCGGGGATGAGATCCTGGAAATCAATGGCACAAACGTGACTAATCACTCAGTAGATCAGCTGCAGAAGGCGATG aaagaaaccaaaggaaTGATCTCATTAAAAGTAATTCCCAACCAGCAGAATCGTCTTCCTGCACTACAG atgttcATGAGAGCGCAGTTTGACTATGACCCCAAAAAGGACCACCTGATCCCTTGCAAGGAGGCGGGGCTGAAGTTTGTCACCGGGGACATCATCAAGATAATCAACAAGGATGACAGTAACTGGTGGCAAGGGCGGGTGGAAGGTTCCTCCAAGGAGTCAGCAGGATTGATCCCTTCCCCTGAGCTACAGGAATG GCGAGTGgccagtgtggctcagtcggctccGAGTGAAGCCCCAAGCTGCAGTCCCTttgggaagaagaagaagtacAAAGACAAGTACCTGGCCAAGCACAGCTCCA ttTTTGACCAGTTGGACGTCGTTTCCTACGAGGAAGTTGTTCGGCTCCCCGCGTTCAAGAGGAAGACCCTGGTGCTTATAG GAGCCAGCGGGGTCGGCCGCAGCCACATTAAGAGTGCCCTGCTCAGCCAGAACCCGGACAAGTTTGCGTACCCCGCCCCAT ATACCACACGGCCGCCCAAGAAGAGTGAGGAAGATGGGAAGGAATACCACTTCATCTCCACCGAAGAGATGACGAGAGACATCTCTGCCAACGAGTTCCTGGAGTTTGGCAGCTACCAGGGCAACATGTTTGGCACCAAATTTGAAACCGTGCACCAGATTCATAAGCAGGACAAGATTGCCATCCTGGACATCGAGCCCCAG ACCCTGAAGATTGTCCGCACAGCAGAGCTGTCACCGTTCATTGTGTTCATCGCACCCACCGACCAGGGCGCCCAG ACAGAGGCCCTGCAGCAGCTGCAGAAGGACTCCGAGGCCATCCGCAGCCAGTACGCGCACTACTTTGACCTCTCGCTGGTCAACAATGGCGTCGATGAGACCCTGAAGAAATTGCAAGAAGCCTTCGAGCGGGCGTGCAGTTCTCCACAGTGGGTGCCCGTCTCCTGGGTTTACTAA